CGCCGCCGAGGCTGGGCACAAAGCGTCGGCGAACGCGAACCGGGAGTGGCATCGGTATCCGCACCGGTCCGGTCGTCCAGCGGACGAGTTGTCGCCGCGGTCTCGGTGTCCGGACCGATCGAACGGCTGACCCGCCAGCCGGGCCGCGTGCACGCCCCCGCCGTACTCGCTGCCGCCGAGCATCTCAGCGGCGTCCTGAAGAACGCCGAAGAAGGCTGACCAGCCCGGATACCTACGTCACTTCCGGATTCGGGAACTTTCCGCGCGGATTGCGATGATTCTGGAGGGGCACCCGGAGTCCTACCGGCATCACCCGCACATGCGGACGAGATTCACCGGAAGGACCACCGACTATGACCACCAACCACAAACTCGACGTCCCCGGCGCGCGGCTGCACTACGAGGTACGCGGTGCCGGCCCGTTGCTGCTGGTTATGGGATCCCCGATGGACGCCGGGGCGTTCGCGTCGCTGGCCGATACGCTCGCGACCGACCACACCGTCGTCACCCACGATCCACGGGGCATCTCGAACAGCACACTCGACGACCCTGAACAGGACTCCACACCCGACCTACGGGCCGACGACGTCGCCGCCATGCTGGACGCCCTCCACGCGGAGTCCGCCGACGTATTCGGCACCAGTGGTGGCGCCGTCACCGGACTCGCCCTCGTCGCACGGCATCCCGACCGGGTGCGGACGCTCGTCGCCCACGAGCCTCCCCTCCTGGAACTGCTCCCAGACGCTGCCGAGCGCCGGGCCCACGTCGACGACATCATCGAGACGTTCCACCGCGACGGGCTCGAAGCCGCATGGATGAAGTTCATGGAGGGCGCCGGCTTCGAGAACGACGACGAGGGCGCTCCCGCAGCCGCGCCGGAGGAACCGTCGTTGCAGGACCTCGCCAACAGCGCTCGCTTCTTCGCCCACGAGCTGCGCGACACGACCCGATACGTGCCCGACATCAGCGCCCTGAAGAGCAGCACGACCCGGATCGTCGTCGGGATCGGCGTCGCGTCGGGAAACCTCTCGACGTATCCGACGTCCGTCGCGCTCGCTGAGTTGCTCGGTGTTCAGCCGGTGGATTTCCCCGGCGACCACGGTGGCTTCCTCGAGCAGCCGGCGGAGTTCGCCGAAGCACTGCGCAAGGCCCTGACAGGTTGAGCGTCGCCTGTCACATCTCTTTCCGCGCCCCCAGCCGCGCCGGCCACCACGCCAGCTGAAGATGGGAACGTGTTCCGCCCGAACACGTTCCCATGTTCGGGCAACTCAGACTCGCTGCCAGGTGTCGGAAGCGATCTGGCATGGGCCGCCGCGATGCAGCGTCATCCGGCTCTCGGCAAGGTCGAGACTGACCGTCGCGAGCGTCACCGATCTGTTCGGCAACGGTTCGTCGGCGCCGGCGTGTGCGCACACCGGCGCCTCGCCGGCGGCGGAGTGACCGAGCATTGCCTGGGCTCGCTCCATCAGATCCGGCGACGCGAGCTGGCCGGCGCGGTCCTGGAGGAGCCGCAACCGGTGGTACGTGTTCGGACGCTCCGGCCCGAGGCGTTCGCCGTCGCTGAAGGCTGGATCGAGGAAGTGGTTGGTGTGGGCGTAGAAGCCACCGGAGTCGGGCGGCGTCACGCCCACGCCGGCCGGGGAGAGCTCCAGCCCGGCGACATCAGCACGCCCATCGCGATATGTCACCACCGTCACGATCGACGACGCGGAGAGCCGGGCCGACTTGGCAATATCCAGCGCATGCTCCACCTCTCCGGCCTCGTCCAGAATGCGTCGGGCCACGGCATGCACCGGCACACCGACAACCGGGTGATCCGAGGCGTGCCAGAGGATGTTGAAGTGCACCCCGAGACCGGCGCTGTTCACCCCGATCTTGCCTAACACGCCGAACTCGGTGAATCCACGGACCACGTGCCCTGGTTCCGGCTCG
This genomic interval from Phytoactinopolyspora mesophila contains the following:
- a CDS encoding alpha/beta fold hydrolase, producing MTTNHKLDVPGARLHYEVRGAGPLLLVMGSPMDAGAFASLADTLATDHTVVTHDPRGISNSTLDDPEQDSTPDLRADDVAAMLDALHAESADVFGTSGGAVTGLALVARHPDRVRTLVAHEPPLLELLPDAAERRAHVDDIIETFHRDGLEAAWMKFMEGAGFENDDEGAPAAAPEEPSLQDLANSARFFAHELRDTTRYVPDISALKSSTTRIVVGIGVASGNLSTYPTSVALAELLGVQPVDFPGDHGGFLEQPAEFAEALRKALTG
- a CDS encoding C45 family autoproteolytic acyltransferase/hydolase; its protein translation is MASIPVFTSVPTGPAARGRAFGAAWRPRIEAAYTGYAKLFRVLGVTPEQVQDAGKRALEELGAWAPGLAEEVRGLASGAGLDTWQIAALNARTEILAAARAAGPTECSTVVVLPGDGAAPRTIQTWDWNETLREVPVVWVYEPEPGHVVRGFTEFGVLGKIGVNSAGLGVHFNILWHASDHPVVGVPVHAVARRILDEAGEVEHALDIAKSARLSASSIVTVVTYRDGRADVAGLELSPAGVGVTPPDSGGFYAHTNHFLDPAFSDGERLGPERPNTYHRLRLLQDRAGQLASPDLMERAQAMLGHSAAGEAPVCAHAGADEPLPNRSVTLATVSLDLAESRMTLHRGGPCQIASDTWQRV